The Bacillus sp. F19 DNA segment CGAAAACCGTACAGCGCTGGGTAAAGCAGCTTAATTTGCAGATGGATCGGAATGAGCTCGGCCATTATTTGTTTACAGATGAAGATATTAATACCTTAAGAGATATTAAAGATCAATTAAATCAGGGAATCCTTTTTCATGAAGTAAAGGTTGCGGAAAAGAAACCTCCAAGAATAGGGATTGTGAAAACAGAAGCAGCTGAATCCGGCACTGATTTCGATGAATTATTGCAAAAGATTGCTGAGCTTGATCAAAAAGTAAACAGCAAAG contains these protein-coding regions:
- a CDS encoding MerR family transcriptional regulator — its product is MNTSQVAKLLGVSPKTVQRWVKQLNLQMDRNELGHYLFTDEDINTLRDIKDQLNQGILFHEVKVAEKKPPRIGIVKTEAAESGTDFDELLQKIAELDQKVNSKADSVVSYQLLQHRREIEELNGRIAELEAKIESLEKQKDKHPIEHALVFDHIKTPKKQKRRNLISSIFSF